The Ananas comosus cultivar F153 linkage group 22, ASM154086v1, whole genome shotgun sequence genome segment tagggattCGCATATTGATCTCCGTCGCCATGGAGGATCACCACAAGCGGAAGCGCGATGGGTCGCCGGCGGAGAACGGCGGGGGGGCCGTGGACCTGTCGCTGCTGGAGGCGGTGGAGCGGTCCCAGAACGGCGGCGCGGAGGCGCTGGACGCGCGCGCGGTGAAGAAGCTGGTGCTGTCGTTCGAGCGGCGGCTGCGCGACAACctggaggcgcggatgaagcaccCGGAGGAGCCGGAGCGCTTCGCCGACTCGGAGGTGGAGCTCCACGGCGAGATCGAGCGGCTCCGCGTGCTCGCCGGGGCGCCGGAGCTCTACCCGGAGCTCGTCGCCCTCAACGCCGTCCCCTCCCTCGTCGGCCTCCTCGGCCACGACAACGCCGacatcgccgtcgacgtcgtctccctcctcaccgacctcaccgacgcCGACGTCCTCGGCGACCACGACGACCCCGCGCGCGCCCTCGTCGCCGCGCTCGTCGACAACAACGCCCTCGAGCTCCTCGTCCAGAACCTCGCCCGCCTCTCCGAGGCCGACCCCGACGAGGCCGCCGCCATCTACAACACCCTCGCCAATGTCGAGAACATGATCGAGGTCAACCCCGCCGTCGCCGACCTCGTCTGCGAGCGCACCAAGCTCCTGCGCTGGCTCCTCGGCCGGATCAAGGTCCGCGAATTCGACGCCAACAAGCAGTACGCATCCGAGATCCTCGCCATCCTGCTGCAGAACAGCGCCGCCAACCAGAAGAGGCTAGGCCAGATGAACGGCGTCGACGGCATCCTGCAGGCCGTCGCCATGTACAAGTCCAGGGATCCGAAGAGCTCCGACGAGGAGGAGATGCTGGAGAACCTGTTCGATTGCTTGTGCTGCCTCCTCATGCCCGCGGAGAACAAGGAGAGGTTCTTGAAGTCGGAGGGCGTCGAGCTCATGATTATCATCATGAAGCAGAAGAAATCAGCGTACGGGTCGGCCATCAGGGCGCTCGATTTTGCGATGACCAAGTATCCCCCGGCGTGCGAGCGGTTCGTCGACGTGCTGGGGCTGAAGACCGCGTTCGCCGCATTCATGGGTAAGGCAAGTCTTCTCAGTCTCCGACCTTCTGAATCTTTTCATATTTTGGCGAAAAATTTGGGTTTTGACAATGGATGCAGAATTACAGAGGAGGGATGAGTGAAGGAGAACAGAAGTATGAAGGAGTGTGATTAGTGCTTTTTGTCCGCGGGGTAGCTTTTCGCATTTGTATTTTCGGGGCGAACTCAAAATCCTGAACATTTTAGTTATGTAGACTCGTGAGCAATATAATGCGTCATCTCAACATTGCTAGCCATATTTGGGTACCCTTAGTCCGCATTGAAATTAACAGAGGCATGCACATTATTCGTTGAAAGTTGTATCGTTGTAGATTCCGCTGAATATTGTCAATTGCTATAATTTCACGTGGTGGGCAGCATTGCTTTTTAGATGACTTTTTGTTCTTGAATGCTTGTTCTTAGTCAAAAGGGTGTGTAGAGAGTTGTTGTAGTGTGTTTTAAAGAAGAAAGAAGTGCCTTCTCGCTAAGAAGCCATTATTAAGGACTTGCGGTGGAAGCTGGACTTGTGCGAGGGTGCTAGACGGTGTGTTTGGGGGATGAGAAGAATGAGTTTCTTTCAATGTGAAGAGGTGTTACAAAGttcattttttagtttttactttGTTTGCATTGTCTGTAGCTAAATAAGTTACACGTATTCAAGTCGAGGTTTCTTAGTTTATGTTATTTAGTGATGACATGTTTTGAATTAATGGATCTCAGATTAGATTGAATGCTAAGGcagtgtttggttccacgtaaaagtgggtggaaaaaaaattttcagaggaAAATTAATTTGTTGCGTGTTTGGTTCGAGGTAAACAACTTTACCATGAAAACTAATTTTACATATACGGGGGAAAACCTTTTGCTTTCGTTTTCCGCACGAGAGccgcggaaaacgaaaagggCAGAGCCAAAAACCTAAAGATTGTAGAGCAGATAGTTGTAAAAACATTTAATCAGTACTTTTATTTGCAGATCCATAGTCCTTTTATTGGACTTTCGTCCTCTCAAAATGTTTTGGTTGCTAGCgaaacttttgatttttctcaTTTAGCTCCTTTTCATAGTCTTTTGTGCCTAATTTGTGTGTATCCTGAGTCAAAAGTATAAttctgtttttaaaaaataattactttgTTACTTTTCTAAAATTGTCTCATTGTTCTGATTCCTTcaattttctttgttcttttgtaaTTGTCAATGTCCAGATTCCAGTTagcaaaaagaataagaaagagAGTTACCAGGAAGAGCTAGAAGAGCGTATTATCTCACTTATTGCATCATTATTTGGTAAGAAGGCAAGTAAATTCCAGATCttcatttttatcatttttaatctTACTGCAGACTGTTGCATCATTGATGGTATGGTTTTTGGCATTGTTTCTTAGGTGGCATTGTAAGAGGTTCAAGAAGGGATAGATTGTTGAGCAAATTTGTGGAAAACGAATGTGAAAAAATAGATCGTCTGATGGAACTTTACATGAGGTAATGGAATGGCAATTTTTGAGATTCGATATTGAATTGTCATGTATTTCTGGACGTTGTTGTAATTGAGATCCTTCACACCGTTCTTCAATTTGCAGGTATTCAGACAGAGTAAAAGCTGAGACTGAAAGGCTTGATCAGCTCGAGCTTGACGATTTAGAGGTTATAATCCAATTATGTCTGTAAGTTTTATGACAAGTATAAATTATTCTCAACCTTGGGAAGTGCTAAAAAATCTTGCCCTTTTATTTTCGTTAGATGGATGATGATGAGCGTTATAACCGAAAACTCGAAGCTGGGCTCTATACTCTCCAAGTAAGTAAACTTTTGTGACAGTTGTGTCCATCTCCATCCGTAGGGTCTGATATTTTTCAAATGCTTTACTGAAGTGTTTCCCTTGGTGATTTACAGTTAATTGCTGTTATTTTGGGCCACCTCTGGTCTTCTGAGTAAGTCGAATTCGAACTATTAGTTCAAGGAATTGCTCATCAGTCCTGACTTAAACCTACCATGATTTGCAGGCACCCGCGGATGAGAGCAAGAATAGAATTACTTCTTAAACAGCATAAATTGACAAAGGAGGATGTAAAAGATATACTTCAGGTATACATTGTCAATATTTCCTTTTAACTGGTAGCTTCCTATGTTCCTATATTGGTACCTTAATGCCTTATAGAATATCGAGGACATCGAtcttgtagaaaccaaattttgccATTAGAGGAAGTCATTTCTGAGTAGATATATGTAACTATGTTGTCTCAATAGTAACATGAAGGGCTTTACAGCTCCCTCACCGTCTAGATTCATATGAGAAAAATTATCTTTCCAAGTTGAACAAACAATAGCAATCATTAGCTTTCTACCTGGTCAAATAGTTGGACCAGTTGATTTGTGTTGATTCATGGCTAGGTTCGACAACTATACTGTGATGAAACAGATGAACTATCTTGGTGAAAATTAATGCCTTCGCtaaatctttaaattttgcCTGAAAAAATCAGCCTAATCAGCAGATTTTATCCTCTTATCTGTGTTCAGTGGCAGAACTTCGTATTTGTGCATCTGTATGAAATAGACCTTTATCATTGTAATCTTTATGTGCTGTGGTGCATGTAGTATTTTTCTTAATCCGTTTCTGTTTTCTTTGAAATCAATATATGGAGTCTAGATCTGTTTTCTTTGAAATCAATATATGGAGTCTAGATGACAAGTAGGGTTTTAGATTAGCTAGTAATTGAACGCAAACAATTTAAGAGCCCTCTCAGGtgagctgattttttttttaagatccaACCTATATCTCTTCGGTATATCAGATGAGAGTATCAGTAGTAAAATTCATTCTTTTGGAGTTCAACTATCAGTATTACGAGATTGCCACCTTGTTTGCACTATTATTTGGACAATCTTCGTGCTAAATTCAAAGAAACCAGGTGTTTTTCTTTTGCCCCATCATCTCCATGCTCTTTAATT includes the following:
- the LOC109727357 gene encoding beta-catenin-like protein 1, translated to MEDHHKRKRDGSPAENGGGAVDLSLLEAVERSQNGGAEALDARAVKKLVLSFERRLRDNLEARMKHPEEPERFADSEVELHGEIERLRVLAGAPELYPELVALNAVPSLVGLLGHDNADIAVDVVSLLTDLTDADVLGDHDDPARALVAALVDNNALELLVQNLARLSEADPDEAAAIYNTLANVENMIEVNPAVADLVCERTKLLRWLLGRIKVREFDANKQYASEILAILLQNSAANQKRLGQMNGVDGILQAVAMYKSRDPKSSDEEEMLENLFDCLCCLLMPAENKERFLKSEGVELMIIIMKQKKSAYGSAIRALDFAMTKYPPACERFVDVLGLKTAFAAFMGKIPVSKKNKKESYQEELEERIISLIASLFGGIVRGSRRDRLLSKFVENECEKIDRLMELYMRYSDRVKAETERLDQLELDDLEMDDDERYNRKLEAGLYTLQLIAVILGHLWSSEHPRMRARIELLLKQHKLTKEDVKDILQEYHDNIGDLDGPEEKERAQARIQKFIAAF